Sequence from the Pseudophaeobacter arcticus DSM 23566 genome:
CACCCTTTGTTCAGCGCATCGGTCACCTTGTGACAAAAGGCGGATGTGTCGTCTTCGCTCAAAAAACGGTAGAGTTTCATGCCTCAGCCCCCAGGAAACGGGGAAGGCCCAACCATCCCGTGCACATAGCCAATCACCGCCAGCAGCACGACCGAGGCCAGCATGAACATCGCATCCTTCTTGAGGCTGCCCTTGGGGTTCGGGGTCCAGTCGGGTTCGGTCTTGTTGATGACGATCTTCTCAACAATCGACCAGGCCCAAAGCCCGCCAAAAAGCACAAAAGAAGCCGGGTCCCAGTTGACCAGCAGGTGGGCAATCGCCCAGAGCCCAAAGCCGGTCAGCATTGGATGGCGCATCTTGTAGAAGATTGCCCCCTTGCTGGGACCGGGGCTGGTGAAATAAATTGCCAGCAGCACCAGCAGATTATTGATATGCTGCAGGAACGGTGGATAGATCCCCAGATCAAAGCTCTCGGCGGAGCGATAGCCGATAACCATCAGCACGATGCTGACAACCAGAGCGATGGCGACGAGGCCCTTGCCCTTGTTGCCCATTGGTTCACGGATACCCGGTGCAACGCGCTTGAACAGATGCGCGCCCCACCACAGCAGGATGCCTAGGACCAGAAGTGTCATGTCAGTCTCCCAAAGATGTTAACTTGGTTAACACCTAGGCGGAAATCGCGGCGATTGCATCCGCTTTTGCAAGAATTTCCCGTGCGGTCACAACATGCAGGTTTTCAACGATCTTGCCGTCCACAACGGCCACCCCCTGCCCCGAGGCCTCGACCTCTTCAAAGGCGGCAATCTGGCGGCGGGCCAGATCAATTTCATCCTCGCTGGGGGCAAAGGCCGCGTTGGCAACATCGACCTGCGCCGGGTGGATCAGGGTCTTGCCGTCAAAGCCCATGTCACGGCCCTGGCTGCTTTCAGCCCGCAGCCCCTCGTCATCTTTGAACGCATTGTAGACGCCATCGACGATGATCAGCCCCTCGGCCTTGGCGGCCAGCAGGCACAGCCCCAGGCCCGCCATCATCGGCAGGCGGTCGGCGCGAAAGCGGGTTTGCAGCTCTTTGGCCAGATCATTGGTGCCCATGACCATGCCCTGCAGCTTGGGATGCGCCGCGATCTCGGCCGCATTCAACATGCCCCGCGGCGTCTCCATCATCGCCCAAAGCGGCATGTCGCCGGTGATCTCGGCCAGCGCGTCCAGGTCTGCCGGGCTCGAGACCTTGGGCAGCAACACCGCATCGCAGTCCATCGCCGCCGCCGCTTTGGCATCTTCTTTGCCCCAGGGGGTGTCAAAGCCATTAATCCGGACAATTTTCACCCGCGCCCCATAGCCGCCTTCTGCCAAGGCCGCTGCCAGCGTATCGCGCGCATTGTTCTTTTCCTCAACCGAGACCGCATCCTCAAGATCAAAGATCACCGCATCAACAGGCAGCGTCTTGGCCTTTTCCAGTGCACGCGGCTTGGAGCCAGGGATATAGAGTACCGAACGATAAGGGCGAGTGCGCGGATCCATCAGGAAGCCTCCAGGTTATTTTGTTGCGCAAACGGGTATAGATTCGGGCAAAAACTTTCAAGAGCATTGATGCCGCATTGCAGAAACGACCCCACGACACCTACAGATGATCGCCGCTAACCCACCTGTGGAAAACAATATTTTGCTCACAGTTTTTCTATCCCCACTTTGGATCGCTGGATTAACCCTTTTTCAAACCCTCCTTGGCACAATTTTATCATCGCAGTGGCCTCTGAGCCTTGGGATCACAACCGCACCAAAGCCCTATTTTTATGGGATCTGGCGCAAGGTGGTCCTCCCCTGTGAGGGCAAAAGCCCATTTGGAAAGACCGGGCCAAAGGCCCGAATACCCACCGGGCCAAAGGCCTGCATAACCATTACGTCACATGAAACCGGCCCCGATCTGACGGGTTCAAAAGAGAGGTCAAGCGACCGCTCTCTCGCAGGTCGACCGTTCCGCATAGGGTAAAACCCAAGGAGAAGACGATGTTTAAAACTGTACTTGGCCTGTCTGTATTGGGCTTTACCGCGAGCCTCATGGCTGCCTCCCCCGCACTGGCCCAGGGCCGCAATTGCGCCCCCCGCGAGGTCGTCGTCGAGCGCCTCGCCTCGAAATATGGTGAAAGCCGTCAGGCCATTGGCATTGGCCAGCAAGGCATGGTGATGGAGACCTTCGCCTCCGCCGAAAGCGGCAGCTGGACCATCACCGTTACCATGCCCACCGGCATGACCTGCCTCATGGCCTCGGGACAGTCGTTTGAAGCCCTGGCCGAGGCCGTTCCAACGGTTGAAAACGACGCCTGATCCCCAAGCCTCCCCCACACTGGCTGATTATCACTGGTGGCTTAGCACTGGCTGATCATCACTGGCTGATCATCGCAAAGTCTGGCGCGCATAGGGCGCGCCCGCCCCCATGGCAGCCGGAGTGACCACAGGTGAGGCCTGTGCCACAGGCCAATCCTGGGCCAATCTTGGGCCCATTC
This genomic interval carries:
- a CDS encoding NnrU family protein, with the protein product MTLLVLGILLWWGAHLFKRVAPGIREPMGNKGKGLVAIALVVSIVLMVIGYRSAESFDLGIYPPFLQHINNLLVLLAIYFTSPGPSKGAIFYKMRHPMLTGFGLWAIAHLLVNWDPASFVLFGGLWAWSIVEKIVINKTEPDWTPNPKGSLKKDAMFMLASVVLLAVIGYVHGMVGPSPFPGG
- a CDS encoding HpcH/HpaI aldolase/citrate lyase family protein; the protein is MDPRTRPYRSVLYIPGSKPRALEKAKTLPVDAVIFDLEDAVSVEEKNNARDTLAAALAEGGYGARVKIVRINGFDTPWGKEDAKAAAAMDCDAVLLPKVSSPADLDALAEITGDMPLWAMMETPRGMLNAAEIAAHPKLQGMVMGTNDLAKELQTRFRADRLPMMAGLGLCLLAAKAEGLIIVDGVYNAFKDDEGLRAESSQGRDMGFDGKTLIHPAQVDVANAAFAPSEDEIDLARRQIAAFEEVEASGQGVAVVDGKIVENLHVVTAREILAKADAIAAISA